A section of the Leptotrichia sp. HSP-342 genome encodes:
- a CDS encoding YiiG family protein has translation MKKIGIIVIIMSVIVSLSLLKKKPEEEIVKKPSKEQIILEQNKEKYSKHIRFYNRILNIDKGLLYYFEDAGMDKKFKNIQNEEVVADIAIDKNFIDKLKELSESNEKKDDMDKKAEAIIPILEKMLPITDKMRTYYKNKEYTKDNYAKAQILHTELLACMDKYNQVTESYKEVFQKKSDEIKKLMIKDYDKRKQYITYNQFMFIEEGDQIIKEIHKQGLDASDFTAKGNAKKFKKLEEKMDKAFIKFEKSIKNTKQLGKEGYNPGDHSEFIQKANKFKQSVNVFIQRIEKKEKASHSSVSDSFFAQTEEGTPENVLANFNEVIKEHNKLLAKKTKK, from the coding sequence AGTGATAATAATGTCAGTTATTGTATCTTTATCACTATTGAAAAAAAAGCCAGAAGAAGAAATTGTAAAAAAACCTTCTAAAGAACAGATTATATTAGAACAGAACAAAGAGAAATATAGTAAACATATACGGTTTTATAATCGAATTTTAAATATTGATAAAGGACTTTTGTATTATTTTGAAGATGCTGGAATGGATAAAAAATTCAAGAATATACAAAATGAAGAAGTTGTAGCTGATATAGCGATAGATAAAAACTTTATTGACAAATTGAAAGAACTTTCTGAAAGTAATGAAAAAAAAGATGATATGGATAAAAAAGCGGAAGCTATAATTCCAATACTTGAAAAAATGTTACCAATTACGGATAAAATGAGAACTTATTATAAAAATAAGGAATATACAAAAGATAATTATGCAAAAGCTCAAATTTTACATACTGAGTTGCTTGCCTGTATGGATAAGTATAATCAGGTTACAGAAAGTTACAAAGAAGTATTCCAGAAAAAATCAGATGAAATTAAAAAGCTGATGATAAAAGATTATGACAAGAGAAAGCAGTATATTACGTATAATCAATTTATGTTCATCGAAGAAGGCGATCAGATTATAAAGGAAATACATAAGCAAGGGCTTGATGCAAGTGATTTTACTGCAAAAGGGAATGCAAAAAAATTCAAAAAATTGGAAGAAAAAATGGATAAAGCCTTTATAAAATTTGAAAAATCTATAAAAAATACAAAACAGCTTGGAAAAGAAGGATATAATCCTGGAGACCACAGTGAATTTATCCAGAAAGCAAATAAATTTAAGCAATCTGTAAATGTATTTATCCAAAGAATAGAGAAAAAGGAAAAAGCTTCACATTCGTCTGTAAGTGACAGTTTCTTTGCACAGACTGAGGAAGGGACACCGGAAAATGTACTTGCAAACTTCAATGAAGTAATAAAGGAACACAACAAATTATTAGCGAAAAAAACTAAAAAATAA
- a CDS encoding OmpA family protein, whose amino-acid sequence MKKAVIFLVMAVGINAMAHLGGPCSVSEKKCVVRGFKVDGNILNESEASSIREIVDILNKYGKSGTIDIIGYTDSTGSQRHNLKLSETRAKNFARLMREFGLDKRFSFGKIKGEGANSPVDTDEMVVGRYNNRRVEILLNNVEFENQENK is encoded by the coding sequence ATGAAGAAAGCAGTTATATTTTTGGTAATGGCGGTTGGAATAAATGCAATGGCACATTTAGGAGGACCTTGTTCTGTAAGTGAGAAAAAATGTGTTGTAAGAGGATTCAAGGTAGATGGAAATATTCTGAATGAATCAGAAGCTTCTAGTATTAGGGAGATTGTTGATATATTGAATAAATATGGCAAATCTGGAACAATTGATATTATAGGATATACAGATTCTACGGGTTCACAAAGACATAATTTAAAATTATCAGAAACAAGGGCAAAAAACTTTGCAAGATTAATGAGAGAATTTGGGCTGGATAAAAGATTTTCCTTTGGAAAAATAAAAGGTGAAGGAGCAAATTCGCCTGTGGATACAGACGAAATGGTTGTGGGAAGATATAATAACCGAAGGGTTGAAATTCTTTTGAATAATGTAGAATTTGAAAATCAAGAAAATAAGTAA
- a CDS encoding OmpA family protein: protein MGNTNYIPETPMSTQINFGFSPCIITDRKCVVHGFKVGGEKVNESESYDLKYIANMLNVHIEKGSLEIIGHTDSTGSKKHNRKLSLERAVNAAKLLREYGLDKRFSIVKIIGKGGEEPIDTNETVEGRYNNRRIEIILNDLEYKESRFINE from the coding sequence ATGGGAAATACTAATTATATTCCAGAAACCCCAATGTCAACTCAGATAAATTTTGGATTTTCGCCTTGTATTATAACAGATAGAAAATGTGTAGTTCATGGATTTAAGGTAGGTGGAGAAAAAGTGAATGAATCTGAAAGTTATGATTTGAAATACATTGCAAATATGCTTAATGTCCATATAGAAAAAGGTTCTCTTGAAATTATAGGGCATACAGATTCAACTGGTTCAAAAAAACATAATCGAAAATTATCTTTGGAAAGGGCAGTAAATGCAGCTAAATTATTGCGGGAATATGGATTAGATAAAAGATTTTCCATTGTGAAAATTATAGGAAAAGGTGGGGAAGAACCTATTGATACAAATGAAACTGTAGAAGGAAGATATAATAATAGAAGAATTGAAATCATTTTAAATGATTTGGAATATAAGGAATCAAGATTTATAAATGAATAA
- a CDS encoding SemiSWEET family transporter: MSEKNLKILGWIGTLLSVIMYVSYVPQIMGNLHGHKTFFLQPLAAAINCTIWTSYGLLKEKKDYPLSAANFPGVVFGLLATITAF; the protein is encoded by the coding sequence ATGAGTGAAAAGAATTTAAAAATCTTAGGATGGATTGGAACATTACTTTCTGTAATAATGTATGTGTCTTATGTTCCACAAATAATGGGAAATTTGCACGGACACAAAACATTTTTTTTACAGCCTTTAGCAGCAGCAATTAACTGTACAATATGGACAAGTTATGGGCTTTTAAAGGAAAAAAAAGATTATCCTTTATCAGCAGCAAACTTTCCAGGGGTAGTCTTTGGGCTACTTGCAACAATTACAGCATTTTAG
- a CDS encoding valine--tRNA ligase: protein MPNELNKVYSPNEIEDKWYKIWEEKGYFNAQHNSEKPGYSIAIPPPNVTGILHMGHMLNNSIQDAIIRYKRMSGFDTLWIPGMDHAGIATQNKVERMLADEGTSKEEIGYDEFLRRTWEWKEKHGGLITKQLRKLGVSLDWTRERFTMDEGLSEAVKEVFIKLYNDGLIYRGEYIVNWCPHDKTALADDEVNHEDKNGKIWEIRYPIKDSDEEFVIATTRPETMLGDTGVAVNPNDERYKHLIGKTVILPLMNREIPIVADEYVDMEFGTGVVKMTPSHDPNDFEVAKRTGLAFLNIFTEDAHVNENGGKYQGLERFAARKAILADLEEQGLLVGVKDHKNAVGHCYRCNSIIEPRVSTQWFVKMEPLAKRALEVVKNGKIQITPKRWEKVYYNWLENIRDWTISRQIWWGHRIPAYYSEDGTVFVAKSLEEAKVQAREKFEKDVNLTEETDVLDTWFSSALWPFSTLGWPNETEDLKKFFPTNALVTGADILFFWVARMVMMSLYIKDEIPFNYVYLHGIIRDEKGRKMSKSLGNSPDPLDLIAKYGADAIRFSFLYNTSQGQDIHFSEKLLEMGSAFANKVWNASRFVLSNLEDFDVSTTVDNSEFKLEDKWILSKLQTASKLINENMEKYELDAAAKLAYEFFRGDFCDWYVEIAKTRVYGQEGSDKVVAQWVLRHVLDKGLKMLHPFMPFITEEIWQKLQTGEETIMLSDFPEEEKEFINIDAEKEFDYLKEIISAIRNIRGEANVSPSKKIEVIFKTADENARNILQNNAKILDKLANVEKYEFNVEIPKLVGFRLVDTTEIFVPLAELIDLDKEIEKLEKSIEKAQVELDKVLKKLSNESFVNRAKPEAVEKERRIKEELENKIAKFKESMNLYK from the coding sequence ATGCCAAATGAACTGAATAAAGTTTATTCACCAAATGAGATAGAAGATAAATGGTATAAAATATGGGAAGAAAAAGGATATTTTAATGCACAGCACAATTCAGAAAAACCAGGATATTCAATTGCTATTCCACCACCAAATGTTACAGGGATTTTACATATGGGTCATATGCTTAATAATTCAATACAGGATGCAATTATTAGATATAAGAGAATGAGCGGATTTGATACACTTTGGATTCCAGGAATGGATCATGCCGGGATTGCTACACAAAATAAAGTTGAGAGAATGCTGGCTGATGAAGGAACTTCCAAAGAGGAAATTGGATATGATGAGTTCTTGAGAAGAACTTGGGAATGGAAGGAAAAACATGGCGGGTTGATTACAAAGCAGCTTAGAAAACTGGGAGTTTCGCTGGACTGGACAAGAGAGAGATTTACTATGGATGAAGGGCTTTCGGAAGCTGTAAAGGAAGTGTTTATCAAACTTTACAATGATGGGCTTATTTATCGTGGAGAATACATTGTAAACTGGTGTCCGCACGATAAGACAGCACTTGCTGATGATGAGGTAAATCATGAGGATAAAAATGGAAAAATCTGGGAAATTAGATATCCGATTAAAGATAGTGATGAGGAATTTGTAATTGCTACGACTCGTCCTGAAACAATGCTTGGAGATACAGGGGTTGCAGTAAATCCAAATGATGAAAGATACAAGCATCTGATTGGAAAAACTGTAATTTTGCCTCTTATGAACAGAGAAATTCCAATTGTGGCAGATGAATATGTGGATATGGAATTTGGGACTGGGGTAGTTAAGATGACTCCTTCACACGATCCTAACGACTTTGAAGTGGCAAAAAGGACTGGACTTGCATTTTTAAATATTTTTACAGAAGATGCGCATGTAAATGAAAATGGTGGGAAATATCAAGGGCTAGAAAGATTTGCAGCTAGAAAGGCTATACTTGCTGATTTAGAAGAGCAGGGACTGCTAGTCGGAGTAAAAGATCATAAGAATGCTGTGGGGCATTGCTACAGATGTAATTCGATTATTGAGCCAAGAGTTTCTACGCAATGGTTTGTAAAAATGGAGCCGCTTGCAAAAAGAGCATTGGAAGTTGTAAAAAATGGAAAAATTCAAATTACGCCAAAAAGATGGGAAAAAGTTTATTACAACTGGCTGGAAAACATAAGAGACTGGACAATTTCGCGTCAAATCTGGTGGGGACACAGAATACCTGCCTATTATTCAGAAGATGGAACAGTTTTTGTGGCAAAAAGTCTGGAAGAGGCAAAAGTGCAGGCACGTGAAAAATTTGAAAAAGATGTGAACTTGACGGAAGAAACAGATGTGCTTGATACTTGGTTTTCGTCAGCATTATGGCCATTTTCAACATTGGGCTGGCCAAATGAAACTGAAGATCTGAAAAAATTCTTTCCAACAAATGCACTTGTTACAGGAGCAGATATTTTATTTTTCTGGGTAGCAAGAATGGTAATGATGAGCCTTTATATAAAAGATGAAATACCATTTAATTATGTTTATCTGCACGGAATTATACGGGATGAAAAAGGTAGAAAAATGAGTAAATCTCTAGGAAATTCGCCTGATCCCCTTGACTTGATAGCAAAATACGGTGCAGATGCAATAAGATTCAGCTTTTTATACAATACTTCACAAGGGCAGGACATCCATTTTTCAGAAAAACTGCTTGAAATGGGTTCAGCTTTTGCAAATAAAGTATGGAATGCATCAAGGTTTGTATTGTCAAATCTGGAAGATTTTGATGTTTCAACAACTGTGGATAATTCGGAATTTAAACTTGAAGATAAATGGATTTTATCCAAATTGCAGACTGCTTCAAAATTAATTAATGAAAATATGGAAAAATATGAACTGGACGCTGCTGCAAAATTGGCATACGAATTTTTCCGTGGAGATTTCTGTGACTGGTATGTAGAAATTGCCAAAACACGTGTCTATGGACAGGAAGGCAGTGATAAAGTTGTGGCACAATGGGTGTTAAGGCATGTTCTTGATAAAGGGCTTAAAATGCTGCATCCATTTATGCCGTTTATTACTGAGGAAATTTGGCAAAAATTACAAACTGGTGAAGAAACAATTATGTTATCAGATTTTCCAGAAGAAGAAAAAGAGTTTATAAATATTGATGCTGAAAAGGAATTTGACTATCTGAAGGAAATTATTTCGGCAATTAGAAATATCCGTGGAGAAGCAAATGTTTCCCCATCTAAGAAAATTGAAGTTATTTTCAAGACAGCTGATGAAAATGCAAGAAATATTTTACAAAATAATGCCAAAATACTGGATAAACTGGCAAATGTTGAAAAATATGAATTTAATGTGGAAATTCCAAAACTTGTAGGATTTAGACTAGTTGACACAACTGAGATTTTTGTTCCTTTAGCAGAGTTAATTGACTTAGACAAGGAAATTGAAAAATTGGAGAAAAGCATTGAAAAAGCTCAAGTTGAACTGGATAAAGTATTGAAAAAATTATCTAATGAAAGTTTTGTAAACAGGGCAAAACCTGAAGCTGTGGAAAAAGAAAGAAGAATAAAAGAAGAACTTGAAAACAAAATTGCTAAATTTAAAGAATCGATGAATTTGTATAAATAA
- a CDS encoding lipoprotein, whose product MKKLIILIMILFTLAACSSTGKGTNSIHVGVGVSGL is encoded by the coding sequence ATGAAAAAACTAATTATTTTGATTATGATTTTGTTCACGCTTGCGGCTTGCAGCAGTACTGGAAAAGGGACAAATTCGATTCATGTTGGAGTAGGTGTTTCAGGACTTTAA
- a CDS encoding NfeD family protein: protein MGALFWAILSGITAILEIIIPGLVTIWFALSALIVMFLANFIEDSLIQFLIFAVLSVIFLIFTRPVLRKYIESQRKTNFDASMKGTDVKIEKVVDTKQAEKEYEVKFKGSIWTGVSEEILSNGEIVKIKGFKGNKIILERK from the coding sequence ATGGGAGCATTATTTTGGGCAATTTTGTCAGGAATAACAGCAATTCTGGAAATAATTATTCCAGGGCTTGTAACAATTTGGTTTGCACTTTCAGCTTTAATTGTAATGTTTCTTGCAAATTTTATAGAAGATTCGCTAATACAGTTTTTAATATTCGCTGTACTTTCGGTAATTTTCCTAATATTTACACGTCCAGTCTTGAGAAAATACATTGAATCGCAAAGAAAGACAAATTTTGATGCGAGCATGAAAGGGACTGATGTAAAAATTGAAAAAGTAGTCGATACTAAACAAGCTGAAAAGGAATATGAAGTAAAATTTAAAGGATCCATTTGGACAGGAGTAAGCGAGGAAATATTGTCAAATGGAGAAATTGTTAAAATTAAAGGTTTTAAAGGCAACAAGATAATTCTTGAAAGAAAGTAA
- a CDS encoding SPFH domain-containing protein produces the protein MYWTLPLIVILIVIALIYIFKSIKIVPESRVLIIEKLGKYDRSLNSGLSFLNPFFDRVARSVSLKEQVVDFPPQPVITKDNATMQIDTVVYFQITDPKLYTYGVERPLSAIENLTATTLRNIIGDMTVDQTLTSRDIINTKMRQELDDATDPWGIKVNRVELKSILPPADIRVAMEKEMKAEREKRANILEAQAKREAAILVAEGEKQAAILRAEAKKEQQIKEAEGRAEAILSIQKAQAEALKLLNEAAPTKEVLSLKGMETFEKVADGKSTKIIIPSELQNLAGMVTAFSELAKKDKDVEQK, from the coding sequence ATGTACTGGACTTTACCATTAATAGTTATTCTTATTGTAATAGCGTTAATTTACATTTTTAAATCAATAAAGATTGTACCGGAATCACGTGTACTTATAATTGAAAAATTGGGAAAATACGATAGATCTTTAAATTCAGGACTTAGTTTTCTGAATCCATTTTTTGACAGGGTTGCAAGAAGCGTTTCTTTAAAAGAACAAGTTGTGGATTTTCCGCCTCAGCCTGTTATTACAAAGGATAACGCCACAATGCAAATTGATACAGTTGTTTATTTTCAGATAACTGATCCAAAGCTGTATACTTATGGAGTAGAGCGTCCACTTTCAGCAATTGAAAATTTGACAGCGACAACTTTGAGAAATATTATTGGAGATATGACAGTTGATCAGACATTGACTTCAAGAGATATTATCAACACAAAAATGCGTCAAGAACTGGATGATGCCACAGATCCTTGGGGAATAAAAGTAAACCGTGTGGAATTGAAAAGCATCTTGCCGCCAGCTGACATTCGTGTAGCAATGGAAAAGGAAATGAAGGCAGAACGTGAAAAAAGGGCAAACATTCTGGAAGCACAAGCAAAAAGGGAAGCGGCAATCTTGGTTGCAGAAGGAGAAAAACAGGCTGCAATTTTAAGAGCAGAAGCTAAAAAAGAACAGCAGATAAAAGAAGCAGAAGGGCGTGCAGAAGCAATCTTATCAATTCAAAAAGCACAAGCAGAAGCATTGAAACTGTTAAACGAAGCTGCACCAACAAAAGAGGTATTGTCATTAAAAGGAATGGAAACATTTGAAAAAGTAGCAGATGGAAAATCAACAAAAATCATTATTCCAAGCGAGTTACAAAATCTGGCTGGAATGGTTACAGCATTTTCGGAACTTGCTAAAAAAGATAAAGATGTGGAACAAAAATAG
- a CDS encoding N-acetylmannosamine-6-phosphate 2-epimerase: MSKEKLLEKLKGKLIVSCQALPGEPLYIENGTIMHLMAIAAEQAGAAGIRTNGIRDIEEIKKNLDLPVIGLIKKQYEGFPQHITVTMKEIDDLVKAKADIIALDCTMRERPEAKTINEFIKKIREKYPDVLLMADISTFEEGVNAEKAGVDFVGTTLSGYTPYSKKSEGPDFELVENLAKTLRIPIIAEGKIHEPKQAKKMLELGAFAVVVGGAITRPLEIAQRFVRGIEK, from the coding sequence ATGAGTAAAGAAAAATTATTGGAAAAATTAAAAGGGAAATTGATTGTTTCGTGCCAGGCATTGCCTGGAGAACCTCTTTATATAGAAAATGGGACTATAATGCATCTTATGGCTATTGCGGCAGAACAGGCTGGAGCTGCGGGAATAAGAACTAATGGAATAAGAGATATTGAAGAAATCAAAAAAAACTTAGATTTACCTGTTATAGGATTAATCAAAAAGCAATATGAAGGATTTCCTCAGCATATAACTGTAACGATGAAGGAAATAGATGATTTAGTGAAAGCTAAAGCCGATATAATTGCACTAGACTGTACAATGAGAGAACGTCCTGAAGCAAAAACAATAAATGAATTTATAAAAAAAATTAGGGAAAAATATCCTGATGTGCTATTAATGGCAGATATTTCAACATTTGAAGAAGGTGTGAATGCTGAGAAAGCTGGTGTAGATTTTGTAGGAACAACACTTAGTGGCTATACTCCCTATAGTAAAAAATCAGAAGGGCCTGACTTTGAATTAGTAGAAAATCTTGCTAAAACACTTCGTATTCCAATAATAGCAGAAGGAAAAATACACGAGCCGAAGCAGGCAAAAAAAATGCTGGAATTGGGTGCATTTGCAGTAGTTGTCGGAGGAGCTATAACAAGACCTCTTGAAATTGCTCAAAGATTTGTTAGGGGAATTGAGAAATAA
- a CDS encoding PTS transporter subunit EIIC has translation MKNNGIFAVLQKIGRAFMLPIAVLPMAGILLGVGGSFTNPVLIKTYNLTFLEPGTPLNYLMQLFSNVGLFVFANLPLLFAVGVAIGLANKNKETAALSAVLGFLLFHTIIGTILSFKGITPDSVTYDALIGKGLSEAAARGTAALYAKELGIFTLQTGVFGGIVCGIVASAITNKFSDKKLPDYLAFFSGNRFVPVMTIILFIPLAAIFPFVWPTIFMGIVKAGEMFAATGAIGTFFYGFTMRLLNVFGLHHAIYPLFWYTQLGGYQEVGGQMVAGGQNIFFAQLADPSVKHFSAAATKTMTGGFLPMMFGLPAAALAMYRTADDKNKAAIKGILLSAALTSFLTGITEPIEFTFLFVAPVLYVIHAVLEGLAYMLMYVLNVAVGITFSRGIIDFTFFGLLQGNAKTSYYWILILGPVYALVYYFVFKTLILKFNILTPGRGDSENKLYTRKDYNEAKENTELIDNIVVSLGGAENIENIDACITRLRVTVKDASIVANDARWKELQAKGVIRSGKGIQVVYGTQAETYKNQIREKYRI, from the coding sequence ATGAAAAATAATGGAATTTTTGCAGTATTACAGAAAATAGGTAGGGCTTTTATGTTACCTATCGCAGTATTGCCAATGGCGGGAATACTTTTAGGGGTGGGAGGTTCTTTTACGAATCCTGTCCTTATAAAAACATATAATTTAACTTTTCTTGAACCGGGAACGCCGTTAAATTATCTTATGCAGCTGTTTTCTAATGTAGGGTTGTTTGTTTTTGCAAATTTACCTTTACTGTTTGCGGTTGGTGTAGCTATAGGGCTTGCGAATAAAAATAAAGAAACTGCCGCTTTATCGGCTGTTTTAGGATTTTTGCTTTTTCACACTATAATAGGGACAATTTTGAGTTTTAAAGGGATAACTCCTGATTCAGTAACTTATGATGCTCTTATTGGAAAAGGGTTGAGTGAAGCTGCGGCAAGAGGAACAGCGGCATTGTATGCAAAAGAACTTGGAATATTTACATTACAGACAGGTGTGTTTGGTGGTATCGTATGTGGTATTGTGGCTTCGGCAATTACAAACAAGTTTTCAGATAAAAAATTACCTGATTATTTGGCATTTTTCAGCGGAAATAGATTTGTGCCAGTTATGACAATTATTTTATTTATTCCTTTGGCAGCAATATTTCCGTTTGTTTGGCCTACAATCTTTATGGGAATTGTGAAAGCTGGAGAAATGTTTGCAGCTACAGGGGCTATAGGAACATTCTTCTATGGATTTACAATGAGATTGTTAAATGTATTTGGATTGCATCATGCGATATATCCTCTGTTCTGGTATACTCAGCTTGGAGGTTATCAGGAAGTGGGAGGACAGATGGTAGCAGGAGGGCAAAATATATTCTTTGCACAGCTTGCAGATCCGTCAGTAAAACATTTTAGTGCAGCGGCGACAAAAACAATGACAGGTGGATTTTTACCTATGATGTTTGGATTACCTGCAGCAGCTCTTGCAATGTACAGAACTGCAGATGACAAGAATAAAGCGGCTATAAAAGGAATATTGCTATCAGCCGCATTGACATCATTCCTTACAGGAATAACTGAACCGATAGAATTTACTTTCTTATTTGTAGCACCTGTATTATACGTAATTCATGCAGTGCTTGAAGGACTTGCCTATATGCTGATGTATGTGCTTAATGTGGCAGTAGGAATTACATTCTCAAGAGGAATTATAGATTTTACTTTCTTTGGACTTTTACAAGGAAATGCAAAGACTTCATATTACTGGATACTAATATTAGGCCCTGTATATGCACTTGTATATTACTTTGTGTTCAAAACATTAATTTTGAAATTTAACATTCTTACACCAGGTAGAGGAGATTCTGAAAATAAACTTTACACAAGAAAAGACTATAACGAAGCTAAAGAAAATACAGAACTTATAGACAATATAGTAGTTTCATTAGGAGGAGCAGAAAATATAGAAAATATAGATGCCTGCATTACAAGACTTAGAGTTACTGTAAAAGATGCTTCTATAGTTGCTAATGATGCGAGATGGAAAGAATTGCAGGCAAAAGGTGTAATTCGTTCTGGAAAAGGAATTCAAGTAGTGTATGGAACTCAGGCTGAAACATATAAAAATCAAATAAGAGAAAAATATAGAATATAA
- the holA gene encoding DNA polymerase III subunit delta has product MIYFIGGKKQREFKYFELLEKIRKENVGISESFFDVDLKENEKFLEKININSIFSSQELVVLKRAEKLKNIEEILKYIANLEIVNKEIIIDYDKEDGKFGVKLKKLLDEFSKNKQMEVFLFQKETEEEIRAYVVNELDINARDVAMLLEMIGSNPFKVRNEVAKIKIFLDGEKFDIEKIKNIVSIEKDYQIYEMTRNILLNNPADVMRYLEQKKEYMGILYSLYNELEIMYKISSLKVKGRKFSKNYNTFKIEFEEIKEIFKSNNRIPNSYVIFKKIELEQNYTNASLKKLVFRCWEIEKDIKTGKIEMETGVEMLIMEICSLFRKK; this is encoded by the coding sequence ATGATTTATTTTATTGGAGGAAAAAAGCAAAGAGAATTTAAATATTTTGAACTTTTGGAGAAAATTCGGAAAGAAAATGTTGGAATTAGTGAAAGTTTTTTTGATGTGGATTTGAAGGAAAATGAAAAATTTTTGGAAAAAATAAATATTAATTCCATATTTTCAAGTCAGGAACTGGTTGTATTGAAAAGAGCAGAAAAGCTTAAAAATATTGAGGAAATTTTGAAATACATAGCAAATCTTGAGATAGTAAATAAGGAAATTATTATTGATTATGACAAGGAAGATGGGAAATTTGGAGTAAAATTAAAAAAGCTGCTGGATGAATTTAGTAAAAATAAGCAAATGGAAGTTTTTTTATTTCAGAAGGAAACAGAAGAGGAAATACGGGCTTATGTTGTAAATGAACTGGATATAAACGCAAGGGATGTGGCAATGCTTCTTGAAATGATAGGGAGCAATCCGTTTAAGGTCAGAAATGAAGTTGCAAAAATTAAGATTTTTCTGGATGGAGAAAAGTTTGATATTGAAAAAATTAAAAATATTGTATCTATTGAAAAAGATTATCAAATTTATGAAATGACCCGAAACATATTGTTAAACAACCCAGCGGATGTAATGAGATACTTGGAGCAAAAAAAAGAATATATGGGAATCTTGTATTCTCTTTACAATGAACTTGAAATAATGTACAAAATAAGCTCGTTAAAAGTGAAAGGGCGAAAATTCAGTAAAAATTACAACACTTTTAAAATTGAATTTGAAGAAATAAAGGAAATTTTTAAATCCAATAACAGAATCCCCAATTCCTATGTAATTTTCAAAAAAATAGAACTCGAACAAAACTACACAAATGCCAGTTTAAAAAAATTAGTTTTTAGATGCTGGGAAATCGAAAAAGATATAAAGACTGGTAAAATAGAAATGGAAACAGGAGTTGAAATGTTAATTATGGAAATTTGCTCATTATTTAGAAAAAAATAA
- the rpsT gene encoding 30S ribosomal protein S20 yields the protein MAHSKSSKKRVFIGERNAARNQAIRSRTRTFVKKVLAAVEAKNVDEAKSALQVAYKELDKAVTKGVIKKNTASRKKSRLTLKVNSLAN from the coding sequence ATGGCACACTCAAAATCATCTAAAAAAAGAGTTTTTATTGGTGAAAGAAATGCAGCTAGAAATCAAGCTATCAGAAGCAGAACTAGAACTTTCGTAAAAAAAGTGCTTGCCGCTGTTGAAGCTAAAAATGTCGACGAAGCTAAATCAGCATTACAAGTAGCATATAAAGAATTAGATAAAGCTGTAACAAAAGGTGTTATTAAGAAAAACACTGCATCAAGAAAAAAATCTAGATTAACATTAAAAGTTAATTCATTGGCAAATTAA